The genomic segment AACGCCAGGAATCGACATACAGCTTCATGGCCGCGAACGTCTCCGTTCGCGAATCCGCCGGGATGCCCGGTTCGTTGCGGTACCCGACGTATTGGCCGCGCGCTGCAAACTGATCGACGTTCCCGGGTGGAATTGGCCGGACTGCCCGCAGCGCCTCAAGCTTGTGTATGCGGAGTGACTGGGCATCGAGGCGTGCAGGGGGCTCCATCGCGACGAGGGCGAAGAGCTGCAGCAGGTGGTTCTGGAGCATGTCGCGCAAGGCGCCTGACCGGTCATAGTACCGAGCCCGGCCTTCCAGACCCAATGTCTCCGCGTAGGTAATCTGGACAAAATCAACGTGATAGCCATTCCAAATCGGTTCAAGGAAGCGGTTGGCCAGCCGCACGTGCAGCAAGTTCTGCGTCGCTGCTTTGCCCAAAAAGTGATCCATCCGGAAGATCTGGTCCTCGCGCCAGAACGCGTGCAGCGCCTGGTTCAGGGCTTGCGCCGAAGCCAAATCCGTCCCGAAGGGCTTCTCGACGGCGAGACGCCGGAACCCCGAGCGCTCATCAGCTACGCCCAACGTGCCTAAGGCTTGCGCTGCCTGAGCAAAGAGATCGGGGGGCAACGCAAGGTAGAAGACCGCATCCCCTGACAACTGCTTCAGCCCCTGAAGCCCCTCCGCACTCAACTCCGCCGCCTGGTAATGGATCCGCTCCTGAAAGCGCTCCCACGCTTTAAGCGGAACGCCTGGCAATGTGCGGAGTAACTCGGCCACGTGCTGGCGCAGCTGTTCATCCGACCAGTCCCGCGTCCCAAATCCAAGGATGGTTAACTCTGGCAGCTTGCCCTGGGCAAACAGGCGAACCATGGCTGGAAGAATCAACCGGCGCGACAAGTCGCCGGTGATGCCAAACAACACGAACTGGATCACCGCACCCTCCTTCGCCTCCGACCTCTCTGACGGTGCACTGCCGTCTGCTGGTCACCTTTAGGGTGCTTCGGATCCATCGCTGTTGGCAAGCACAGCCTATGCAAAACACGCCCCAGGGCAGTCTATAGTGCCCTGGAGCGTGTGCTTGCTAAAGGCAGAGGAGCATTACTCGGGCGAGGCGGTTTCGGCCGCTGCCTGCTGAGCGAGCCGACGACGGAAGGTTCGGACTTCCTCCTCGTGGCCCTCAGTCGCAAAGGTGACGCGCGATTGGTTATTCCCATCAGCACGGATAATGAGCTCGACAAACCCAGCTGCGTCCTCATACCGCAGCCGTTCGCCTTCGTTGGCCACGAGCTCCATCCCCAGTTCGTCGCCAAAATACCGGCGTGCTCGCTCAATGACCTCGTTCGGTCGCAGTCGGAACGGATGCGTCTCAGCCATCTGCCTCACCCCCTTTCAGCGTAATCAGCGAGCAGTCGTTGTATTGCACCAAGGACGTCCTCGACGTTGGCAAGGTTCGGAAGCACAGCATCAGCACCAGCAGCCGCGAGCGCCACTGTATCGTAGCGGCCAGT from the Thermorudis peleae genome contains:
- the zwf gene encoding glucose-6-phosphate dehydrogenase, with translation MIQFVLFGITGDLSRRLILPAMVRLFAQGKLPELTILGFGTRDWSDEQLRQHVAELLRTLPGVPLKAWERFQERIHYQAAELSAEGLQGLKQLSGDAVFYLALPPDLFAQAAQALGTLGVADERSGFRRLAVEKPFGTDLASAQALNQALHAFWREDQIFRMDHFLGKAATQNLLHVRLANRFLEPIWNGYHVDFVQITYAETLGLEGRARYYDRSGALRDMLQNHLLQLFALVAMEPPARLDAQSLRIHKLEALRAVRPIPPGNVDQFAARGQYVGYRNEPGIPADSRTETFAAMKLYVDSWRWQGIPFYLRSGKRLAADAAEIALVFRPAPAAPLGTLPPGRLVFRMKPGALELWLSTRHGDEAQQLRLQAALGQEPEYGAYEELLLALLDGDLSFFPSEGEVEEAWRIVDPILRAWQQGEPEPYEQGSEGPKSQHALLDPGDSWDPIGK